The following proteins are co-located in the Phaeodactylum tricornutum CCAP 1055/1 chromosome 2, whole genome shotgun sequence genome:
- a CDS encoding predicted protein, which yields MDHLLALMEDEPLEDNSKSSHSKIPEHIVRQARNVSLEQKTTPALATDIQDAVHLEPQHQLSLSVDGRVGIRMIKRKISGSQLLDILTAHPYQSPASLAAMSLEYLNRLLLEPASIIDQATVCGRTNVMTVGIVFSNSGTRVASSGNAYCVVTLGSLNTGPAVSVLLFGSAYGKHCRSCIPGKVVALVNPRLIPAKGAAQGDTSISFSVNEERQLLDVADARDYGTCKAAVRGKNDNGHWVAGGKFCGHFVDKRISEYCNPHRKQANVKTGTANHTSTSALQNLRNQAVAFPRIQTRVMIPPGGVKPFQTPKQQTKLRSAQMMSDFLAQSTAPGAGCLLPFQQPTLSRSQPAMNKNTILNPKQSATKSVEIPGRGLLNPYAKGASSTASSHARGGFSPPNSVRIQDTTIRKPFTVNRVSPPASTSHSVTEDWLQKASKKRTPLGNAHNQKRQRRFVNTDTRNFNGSVPVPKPSQMFQTARITKRVPMIQTSDVKEKARAAQVLSQQQILACRLREQDGGGSQSSVFKASRPLSGADCSAVRQQDRREEFYALLDDIDIQNASAATSQFADEVSAEEYARSRRVVTELEEQEGKKQSKVAKSKTLGDKDKTAIRKEWYCQQCRKSSPFKPAGCVRRGHSVATKREIVQAKSTSERRLDLASKDANDGGLTLGSGIEWSANRWSRFN from the coding sequence ATGGATCATCTGCTAGCATTGATGGAGGACGAGCCTCTGGAAGACAACAGCAAAAGTTCCCACTCAAAGATACCAGAACATATCGTCCGACAAGCCCGCAATGTTTCCCTAGAACAAAAGACCACACCCGCGCTAGCAACTGACATTCAGGATGCCGTGCATCTTGAACCGCAGCACCAATTGTCTCTGAGTGTGGACGGTCGAGTTGGTATTCGTATGATCAAGCGAAAGATCTCGGGGTCGCAGTTGTTGGACATTCTAACAGCACATCCTTACCAATCACCGGCAAGCTTGGCGGCCATGAGTCTCGAGTATTTGAATCGTTTGCTGCTAGAGCCGGCCTCAATAATAGACCAAGCAACTGTTTGCGGGCGTACCAACGTGATGACGGTCGGCATCGTGTTTTCCAACTCGGGTACACGAGTTGCCTCTTCGGGAAATGCTTATTGTGTTGTTACTCTCGGATCACTAAATACGGGTCCAGCTGTTTCCGTATTGTTGTTTGGTTCCGCTTACGGTAAGCACTGCCGTAGCTGTATCCCTGGTAAAGTGGTGGCCTTGGTCAATCCTCGCTTAATTCCTGCTAAAGGTGCAGCCCAGGGAGACACCTCCATTTCGTTTTCTGTCAACGAGGAACGTCAGCTTTTGGACGTCGCTGATGCCCGTGACTACGGAACTTGCAAGGCTGCGGTCCGGGGGAAAAACGATAACGGTCATTGGGTTGCTGGTGGTAAATTTTGCGGTCACTTCGTGGATAAGCGCATCAGTGAGTATTGCAATCCACACCGGAAACAGGCCAACGTCAAGACGGGCACAGCCAACCACACCTCCACATCCGCCCTCCAAAACCTCCGAAATCAAGCCGTCGCTTTCCCTAGAATTCAGACTAGAGTGATGATACCACCTGGTGGTGTTAAACCCTTTCAGACACCAAAGCAACAAACGAAATTGCGATCCGCCCAAATGATGTCTGACTTTCTAGCTCAGTCTACCGCCCCTGGGGCGGGATGCTTACTTCCTTTCCAGCAGCCAACACTATCACGCAGCCAACCTGCTATGAACAAAAATACTATTTTGAATCCGAAACAGTCAGCTACTAAGTCAGTCGAAATTCCAGGGAGAGGATTGCTCAATCCGTACGCCAAAGGAGCATCTTCCACCGCATCGTCGCACGCGAGGGGTGGGTTTTCTCCACCCAATTCCGTACGTATCCAGGACACCACCATACGAAAAccgtttacagtcaaccgGGTTAGCCCGCCGGCTTCAACCTCGCACTCGGTCACAGAAGATTGGTTACAAAAAGCTTCCAAGAAGCGCACTCCACTTGGCAACGCACATAACCAAAAACGCCAGCGCAGATTTGTCAATACCGACACAAGAAACTTCAACGGGTCCGTACCAGTTCCTAAGCCCTCACAGATGTTTCAGACTGCACGCATAACCAAGCGAGTACCTATGATACAGACGAGCGATgtcaaggaaaaggcaaggGCGGCCCAGGTTCTGTCGCAACAACAGATCTTGGCGTGTCGACTGCGGGAACAGGATGGCGGAGGTAGCCAGAGTTCCGTTTTTAAAGCGTCTCGCCCATTATCAGGGGCCGATTGCTCAGCTGTAAGACAGCAAGACCGAAGGGAGGAATTTTATGCGTTGCTTGATGACATCGACATTCAAAATGCTTCCGCCGCTACAAGCCAATTCGCGGACGAGGTCAGTGCAGAAGAATATGCCAGAAGCCGGCGCGTCGTTACTGAACTCGAGGAACAAGAAGGAAAGAAACAGAGCAAGGTGGCCAAGTCGAAGACCCTCGGTGACAAGGATAAGACAGCTATTCGAAAAGAATGGTACTGTCAGCAATGCCGAAAATCGTCCCCGTTCAAACCAGCTGGATGTGTACGCCGAGGACACAGCGTTGCCACGAAGCGAGAGATTGTTCAAGCCAAATCTACATCTGAACGACGCCTGGATTTGGCTAGCAAGGATGCCAATGATGGCGGCTTAACTCTAGGCAGTGGTATTGAATGGTCCGCAAATAGATGGAGTCGCTTCAACTAA
- a CDS encoding predicted protein translates to MLNSKLFSKFLPVLRKKVKSSPWPQLLSTGMTVLSTGLRDGAHYLGRGTQGEPVETNLVCLVTNPDTDVFGQAQSQLSIQKHDVTVSGLNCCHAKEHGNYDECAHGAVYNTVENNGTDHDGAWQIVGPNGK, encoded by the coding sequence atgctcaactcgaaactcttttcgaagttccttcccgtcctcaggaagaaagttaaaagttcaccatggccgcagctcttgtcaactggaatgacagttttgagtaccggtttgcgcgatggcgcgcactacttgggtcgtggcacccaaggcgagcctgtcgaaactaatcttgtgtgtttggtcacaaatcccgacacggatgtttttggacaggcgcaatcccagctgagtattcagaaacatgatgtgactgtttcgggactcaattgttgccatgctaaggagcatggtaactatgatgaatgtgcccacggtgccgtgtataacaccgtggagaataaTGGAACGGAccacgatggcgcttggcagatcgtggggccgaatggaaagtga
- a CDS encoding predicted protein, giving the protein MWVNTVQVHESQEPSYSSDAIEPMSKLHLSPSETVLNYGQALFEGLKAFRREDGSIVMFRPQMNAARMQQGARRFLLPPVPTDVFVKAAESVVRANARWVPPHQKGALYLRPLLMGTGAGLGVKPSTETTFCIFCSPVGNYFKGDLKAIRLQAVRGYSRAAPGGSGAVKATGNYAPAFLAQKRVKERGFDEILCLDAVTGEAVEEAGASNFSAIFPNNTIVTPTLDTETILPGVTRESIMELAKTECGYKIITGRLTLDDLREAREAFCCGTGAVITPVGCVSILNGERNEDMIILGNG; this is encoded by the exons ATGTGGGTGAACACGGTCCAGGTGCATGAAAGTCAAGAGCCATCATACTCATCGGATGCCATAGAACCCATGAGCAAACTGCACTTATCCCCGTCGGAAACCGTCCTCAACTATGGACAGGCACTTTTTGAAGGTCTCAAAGCGTTTCGGCGCGAGGACGGCTCGATCGTAATGTTCCGTCCACAAATGAACGCTGCCCGCATGCAACAGGGGGCCCGTCGCTTTTTATTACCCCCAGTTCCGACCGATGTATTTGTCAAAGCGGCAGAGTCGGTTGTTCGGGCGAACGCTCGATGGGTTCCACCGCATCAAAAAGGAGCTTTGTATTTACGCCCACTGCTAATGGGAACTGGGGCCGGATTGGGCGTGAAACCCAGCACTGAAACCACGTTTTGCATATTCTGTTCTCCGGTTGGTA ATTACTTCAAGGGTGATTTGAAAGCGATTCGTTTACAAGCGGTCCGGGGCTACAGTCGCGCAGCTCCTGGTGGTAGCGGCGCCGTCAAGGCAACTGGTAACTACGCACCCGCTTTCTTGGCGCAGAAACGAGTGAAAGAACGCGGGTTTGACGAAATTCTGTGCCTTGATGCCGTCACGGGGGAGGCGGTTGAGGAAGCGGGGGCGAGTAACTTCTCTGCCATTTTTCCTAACAACACAATTGTCACACCAACTTTGGATACCGAGACAATTCTCCCAGGAGTTACCAGAGAGTCCATAATGGAGCTGGCAAAAACAGAATGTGGTTACAAAATAATTACTGGACGACTGACCCTTGATGATTTGCGAGAAGCCAGAGAGGCCTTTTGCTGTGGAACGGGTGCCGTAATTACCCCGGTTGGTTGTGTGAGTATCTTGAATGGAGAGAGAAACGAGGACATGATAATACTTGGTAACGGATAA